One part of the Lotus japonicus ecotype B-129 chromosome 2, LjGifu_v1.2 genome encodes these proteins:
- the LOC130740007 gene encoding uncharacterized protein At4g28440-like → MADSKPGLRKPVFTKVDQLRPGTSGHTLTLKVVNTKMVVQKGRADGAQSRQMRLAECLVGDETGMIIFTARNDQVDLMKEGSTVVMRNAKIDMYKGSMRLAVDKWGRVEVAGPASFTVKEDNNLSLIEYELVNVVE, encoded by the exons ATGGCAGATTCAAAGCCCGGATTGAGGAAGCCTGTGTTTACCAAGGTTGATCAGCTTCGCCCAGGGACCAGTGGGCACACTTTAACCTTGAAGGTGGTCAATACTAAGATGGTGGTGCAAAAAGGTCGTGCTGATGGTGCTCAATCCCGTCAAATGCGACTTGCTGAATGTTTGGTTGGTGATGAGACTGGAATGATCATATTCACTGCTAGAAATGATCAAG TGGATTTGATGAAAGAGGGCAGCACTGTAGTCATGCGCAATGCCAAAATTGACATGTACAAAGGATCAATGAGACTCGCTGTGGACAAGTGGGGCCGTGTTGAGGTCGCAGGACCTGCTAGTTTCACTGTTAAGGAAGATAATAACTTGTCCCTGATTGAGTACGAGCTGGTGAATGTTGTGGAATGA
- the LOC130740009 gene encoding carbonic anhydrase 2-like isoform X1 — translation MAGESYDEAIASLTKLLSEKADLGAVAAAKIKDLTAELEDAGSKPFNPDERIRTGFVQFKSEKFEKNPDLYGELAKGQSPKFLVFACSDSRVCPSHILNFQPGEAFMVRNIANMVPPFDKTKYSGAGAAIEYAVLHLKVENIVVIGHSCCGGIKGLMSIPDDGTPASDFIEQWVQICNPAKSKVKTDTGSLSFSEQCTNCEKEAVNVSLGNLLTYPFVKERVLDKTLALKGAHYNFVTGNFELWDLNFKVQPSISV, via the exons ATGGCAGGAGAATCATACGATGAAGCAATCGCATCGCTGACCAAGCTTCTCAG CGAGAAAGCTGACCTCGGGGCGGTCGCCGCCGCAAAGATCAAGGACCTCACGGCGGAGTTAGAAGACGCCGGTTCGAAGCCGTTCAACCCGGATGAGAGGATCCGAACCGGGTTCGTCCAATTCAAGAGCGAGAAATTTGA GAAGAATCCAGATCTGTACGGTGAACTTGCCAAAGGCCAGAGCCCAAAG TTTTTGGTATTTGCATGTTCAGACTCAAGAGTTTGCCCATCCCATATTCTGAATTTTCAACCGGGTGAAGCCTTCATGGTCCGCAACATCGCCAACATGGTTCCACCATTTGACAAG ACAAAGTATTCGGGAGCAGGGGCGGCCATTGAATATGCAGTACTGCATTTAAAG GTGGAGAATATTGTAGTTATTGGACATAGCTGCTGTGGAGGAATAAAGGGGCTCATGTCTATCCCAGACGATGGGACCCCTGCAAG TGACTTCATAGAGCAATGGGTCCAAATATGCAACCCAGCAAAGTCCAAGGTTAAAACGGATACAGGCAGCTTAAGTTTCTCAGAACAGTGTACTAACTGTGAGAAG GAAGCTGTGAATGTCTCACTAGGAAACCTATTGACTTATCCATTTGTGAAAGAAAGAGTTCTAGACAAAACGCTTGCATTGAAAGGAGCACATTACAATTTTGTTACTGGCAATTTTGAGCTGTGGGATCTGAACTTCAAAGTTCAGCCTTCTATATCCGTTTAA
- the LOC130740011 gene encoding AMSH-like ubiquitin thioesterase 2 isoform X2, producing MFKQFNEEQDASNMKIRNNESAESRVQSLRVTEEETARVSSCQLGDLSSRLCHCSLNYLKPVAVKEAYRRFLDNKVTQSSPSPALCFVKTVPQDTQNSHITAFNSGDGSSTSDNESTSSNTVRDVHISMRLMEDFLDLAKENTEKDLETCGILGAFLEKGTLYMTTLIIPKQESASNSCQATNEEEVFKILNERSLYPVGWIHTHPSQSCFMSSVDLHTQHSYQMMIPEAFAIVLAPTDTSRSCGLFRLTDPDGMEILKNCQEKGFHPHKEPDNGNPVYEHCSNVYKNSNLRFEIFDLR from the exons ATGTTCAAACAGTTCAATGAAGAACAGGATGCAAGTAACATGAAG ATTAGAAATAATGAATCAGCAGAAAGCAGAGTTCAAAG CTTAAGGGTCACTGAAGAGGAAACAGCTAGGGTTTCATCATGTCAATTAGGAGATTTGAGTAGTAGGTTGTGCCACTGCTCACTGAATTATTTAAAACCAGTTGCTGTTAAGGAAGCCTATCGACGCTTCTTAGATAATAAAGTAACTCAGTCCTCACCTTCCCCTGCACTCTGCTTTGTGAAGACAGTGCCTCAAGATACACAAAATTCTCATATTACAGCTTTTAATTCAGGAGATGGATCCTCGACGTCAGATAATGAATCAACTTCATCAAATACCGTTCGGGATGTACATATT TCAATGCGATTGATGGAGGATTTTCTTGATCTTGCTAAGGAAAATACAGAAAAGGATCTGGAAACTTGTGGTATACTTGGTGCCTTCCTT GAGAAGGGAACCCTCTATATGACTACTCTAATCATACCAAAGCAGGAATCAGCTTCTAATTCT TGTCAAGCTACAAATGAGGAGGAAGTTTTCAAAATCCTAAATGAAAGATCACTTTATCCTGTAGGATGGATCCAT ACACATCCTTCTCAGAGTTGTTTCATGTCATCGGTGGATCTGCATACTCAACACTCATACCAG ATGATGATTCCTGAGGCGTTTGCTATTGTTTTGGCACCAACTGATACCTCAAG GAGCTGTGGACTATTTCGCCTAACAGACCCTGATGGAATGGAGATTCTGAAAAATTGCCAGGAGAAAGGATTCCATCCACACAAAGAACCAGATAATGGGAACCCTGTGTATGAACACTGCTCCAATGTGTACAAAAACTCCAATCTAAGGTTTGAAATCTTTGATTTACGCTAA
- the LOC130740013 gene encoding proline-rich receptor-like protein kinase PERK12: protein MAKENLTKENLADEIRKALAPTPLSTSLLGDANPPKTSPSSSPPPPPSPSPPQSPPPAPLTSPPPLQPSTPPPSSPPPPSSSSPPPTPPSSPPTSLPPPPSPTGNTPPPSPQSQTPPPPAISATNSTTPSPSATPPPTPAGSGPGPTHPPPPHASHSKPSDSSSSKTHSHSPSPSPSHKTEVGQYVGLAVAAVVLISFVALILFLVLRKKNKRVHVYGMPPPKKSQMKGDVHYYVEEHGYVNGMQDGYYNSQHTGGVHHMRTPSDPAQHMNTGQILFGYDTIVEITNGFASENVIGEGGFGCVYKASMPDGRVGAVKLLKAGSGQGEREFKAEVEIISRIHHRHLVSLLGYCVSEQQRVLIYEYVPNGNLNQHLHGSEWPVLDWSKRMKIAIGSARGLAYLHEGCNPKIIHRDIKSANILLDDAYEAQVADFGLARLTDDANTHVSTRVMGTFGYMAPEYATSGKLTDRSDVFSFGVVLLELVTGRKPVDPSQPVGDESLVEWARPLLLAAIESGDFGELVDPRLERQYVDSEMFRMIEAAAACVRHSAPKRPSMVQVARALDCGDQLHDLSNGVKYGQSTIYDSGQYNEDILRFRRMANGSFDDSEFSMYSTDYNSREMSGPSPWVPQSSSGDSETRAFHGQRGVSEQRS from the exons ATGGCTAAGGAAAACTTGACGAAGGAAAATTTGGCTGATGAAATTAGAAAGGCTTTGGCTCCTACGCCATTATCAACATCGCTCCTCGGGGACGCCAATCCTCCGAAAACCTCACCGTCTTCTTCTCCGCCACCGCCACCTTCCCCGTCTCCGCCACAATCTCCACCGCCTGCTCCGCTAACGTCGCCGCCTCCTCTGCAACCTTCCACGCCTCCACCGAGctcacctcctcctccttcttcgtCATCGCCTCCCCCAACTCCACCATCTTCGCCGCCTACATCATTGCCGCCACCACCTTCCCCAACCGGCAACACTCCCCCTCCATCGCCACAATCACAAACCCCTCCTCCCCCGGCCATTTCTGCTACAAATTCCACTACACCTTCCCCTAGTGCTACTCCTCCGCCGACACCAGCTGGTTCAGGGCCAGGGCCAACCCACCCTCCGCCACCGCACGCTTCCCATTCAAAACCAagtgattcttcttcttctaaaaCCCACTCCCACTCCCCCTCACCATCCCCCAGTCATAAAACAGAAGTAGGACAATATGTTGGTCTTGCGGTCGCCGCGGTTGTCCTTATTAGCTTTGTTGCTCTCATACTTTTTCTTGTATTGAGAAAGAAGAACAAACGAGTACATGTCTATGGCATGCCACCCCCTAAGAAATCTCAAATGAAAGGAG ATGTGCATTACTATGTGGAGGAGCATGGTTATGTGAATGGTATGCAAGATGGGTATTATAACTCACAACATACGGGTGGCGTGCATCATATGAGAACGCCTTCAGATCCAGCACAGCACATGAACACTGGTCAGATATTATTCGGTTATGACACGATTGTGGAAATTACCAATGGGTTTGCAAGTGAAAATGTGATAGGGGAAGGAGGGTTTGGGTGTGTTTACAAGGCTTCTATGCCGGATGGTAGAGTGGGAGCGGTTAAGCTGTTGAAGGCTGGTAGTGGCCAGGGCGAGAGGGAGTTCAAGGCCGAGGTGGAGATTATTAGCCGTATCCATCATCGACATTTAGTCTCGTTACTTGGTTACTGCGTATCCGAGCAGCAAAGAGTGCTTATCTATGAGTACGTTCCTAACGGGAATCTCAATCAGCACTTGCATG GAAGTGAATGGCCAGTTTTGGATTGGTCTAAGAGGATGAAGATAGCAATTGGGTCTGCAAGAGGCCTGGCATATCTACATGAAGGAT GTAATCCAAAGATTATTCATAGAGACATTAAGTCAGCAAACATACTTTTGGATGATGCTTATGAGGCACAG GTTGCAGACTTTGGACTTGCCAGACTAACAGATGATGCTAATACACATGTATCAACTAGGGTGATGGGGACCTTCGG GTACATGGCTCCAGAGTATGCCACAAGTGGTAAATTAACGGATAGATCAGATGTTTTCTCATTTGGAGTTGTTCTCCTGGAGCTTGTAACTGGAAGGAAACCTGTTGATCCATCGCAGCCTGTGGGCGATGAGAGTTTGGTTGAGTGG GCGCGTCCACTTCTCCTTGCCGCAATTGAGTCAGGTGACTTTGGTGAACTAGTAGACCCAAGGCTTGAACGGCAATACGTTGACAGTGAAATGTTCAGAATGATCGAGGCAGCTGCAGCATGTGTTCGCCATTCTGCCCCTAAAAGACCTAGCATGGTTCAG GTGGCTAGAGCCTTAGACTGCGGAGATCAACTACATGATCTATCTAATGGGGTGAAATATGGTCAGAGCACTATTTATGATTCTGGCCAGTACAATGAAGATATCTTGAGATTCAGAAGGATGGCCAATGGAAGCTTTGATGATTCCGAATTTAGTATGTACAGTACAGACTACAATTCAAGAGAGATGTCTGGACCGAGTCCATGGGTGCCACAAAGCTCAAGTGGCGATTCAGAAACTAGAGCTTTCCACGGCCAAAGGGGAGTTTCTGAGCAAAGATCTTGA
- the LOC130740012 gene encoding uncharacterized protein LOC130740012 yields MQSDSEFRDSSDYDHELVDDSAKFELDFITKLKIENEVEDEEQVEEDDDEEEEFSFVLVNPDGSPISADDAFDNGQIRQIYPVFDQNLLSSDGGDSHYSPLKKVFVQKTGDSSSAAAPEETYCEWSPKTAVKSNSTGSSKVWKFRDVKLRSNSDGKDAFVFLNSAAAEKASPTGVVVKKVKAVKGKTTTSTSAHEKHYVLNRAKKESDKRKSYLPYRQELFGGFFASTNGMHKSLHPY; encoded by the coding sequence ATGCAATCCGATTCAGAGTTCAGAGATTCTTCTGATTATGATCATGAGTTAGTTGATGATTCTGCAAAATTCGAACTCGATTTCATCACCAAACTCAAAATCGAAAACGAagtggaagatgaagaacaagtagaagaagatgatgatgaagaagaagagtttAGTTTTGTCTTGGTGAATCCCGATGGCTCGCCGATCTCCGCCGACGACGCCTTCGACAACGGCCAAATACGTCAGATCTACCCTGTTTTCGACCAGAATCTTCTCTCATCCGACGGTGGCGACAGTCACTACTCGCCGCTGAAGAAAGTTTTCGTTCAGAAGACTGGCGATTCGTCGTCAGCGGCGGCGCCGGAGGAGACATACTGCGAGTGGTCACCGAAGACAGCGGTGAAGAGCAACTCGACGGGGTCATCCAAGGTGTGGAAGTTCCGTGACGTGAAGCTACGGAGCAACAGTGACGGCAAGGATGCTTTCGTGTTCTTGAACTCGGCGGCGGCGGAGAAGGCGAGCCCTACCGGCgttgttgtgaagaaggttAAGGCGGTGAAGGGGAAAACGACGACGTCGACTTCGGCGCATGAGAAGCATTACGTGTTGAATAGAGCGAAGAAGGAAAGTGATAAACGCAAGTCTTACTTGCCGTATAGGCAAGAGCTGTTTGGGGGTTTCTTTGCTAGTACCAATGGGATGCACAAGAGTCTTCATCCTTACTAA
- the LOC130740011 gene encoding AMSH-like ubiquitin thioesterase 2 isoform X1 translates to MKENMDIDHPYQMFKQFNEEQDASNMKIRNNESAESRVQSLRVTEEETARVSSCQLGDLSSRLCHCSLNYLKPVAVKEAYRRFLDNKVTQSSPSPALCFVKTVPQDTQNSHITAFNSGDGSSTSDNESTSSNTVRDVHISMRLMEDFLDLAKENTEKDLETCGILGAFLEKGTLYMTTLIIPKQESASNSCQATNEEEVFKILNERSLYPVGWIHTHPSQSCFMSSVDLHTQHSYQMMIPEAFAIVLAPTDTSRSCGLFRLTDPDGMEILKNCQEKGFHPHKEPDNGNPVYEHCSNVYKNSNLRFEIFDLR, encoded by the exons ATGAAAGAAAATATGGATATTGATCATCCTTACCAG ATGTTCAAACAGTTCAATGAAGAACAGGATGCAAGTAACATGAAG ATTAGAAATAATGAATCAGCAGAAAGCAGAGTTCAAAG CTTAAGGGTCACTGAAGAGGAAACAGCTAGGGTTTCATCATGTCAATTAGGAGATTTGAGTAGTAGGTTGTGCCACTGCTCACTGAATTATTTAAAACCAGTTGCTGTTAAGGAAGCCTATCGACGCTTCTTAGATAATAAAGTAACTCAGTCCTCACCTTCCCCTGCACTCTGCTTTGTGAAGACAGTGCCTCAAGATACACAAAATTCTCATATTACAGCTTTTAATTCAGGAGATGGATCCTCGACGTCAGATAATGAATCAACTTCATCAAATACCGTTCGGGATGTACATATT TCAATGCGATTGATGGAGGATTTTCTTGATCTTGCTAAGGAAAATACAGAAAAGGATCTGGAAACTTGTGGTATACTTGGTGCCTTCCTT GAGAAGGGAACCCTCTATATGACTACTCTAATCATACCAAAGCAGGAATCAGCTTCTAATTCT TGTCAAGCTACAAATGAGGAGGAAGTTTTCAAAATCCTAAATGAAAGATCACTTTATCCTGTAGGATGGATCCAT ACACATCCTTCTCAGAGTTGTTTCATGTCATCGGTGGATCTGCATACTCAACACTCATACCAG ATGATGATTCCTGAGGCGTTTGCTATTGTTTTGGCACCAACTGATACCTCAAG GAGCTGTGGACTATTTCGCCTAACAGACCCTGATGGAATGGAGATTCTGAAAAATTGCCAGGAGAAAGGATTCCATCCACACAAAGAACCAGATAATGGGAACCCTGTGTATGAACACTGCTCCAATGTGTACAAAAACTCCAATCTAAGGTTTGAAATCTTTGATTTACGCTAA
- the LOC130740011 gene encoding AMSH-like ubiquitin thioesterase 2 isoform X3: MKENMDIDHPYQMFKQFNEEQDASNMKIRNNESAESRVQSLRVTEEETARVSSCQLGDLSSRLCHCSLNYLKPVAVKEAYRRFLDNKVTQSSPSPALCFVKTVPQDTQNSHITAFNSGDGSSTSDNESTSSNTVRDVHISMRLMEDFLDLAKENTEKDLETCGILGAFLCQATNEEEVFKILNERSLYPVGWIHTHPSQSCFMSSVDLHTQHSYQMMIPEAFAIVLAPTDTSRSCGLFRLTDPDGMEILKNCQEKGFHPHKEPDNGNPVYEHCSNVYKNSNLRFEIFDLR, from the exons ATGAAAGAAAATATGGATATTGATCATCCTTACCAG ATGTTCAAACAGTTCAATGAAGAACAGGATGCAAGTAACATGAAG ATTAGAAATAATGAATCAGCAGAAAGCAGAGTTCAAAG CTTAAGGGTCACTGAAGAGGAAACAGCTAGGGTTTCATCATGTCAATTAGGAGATTTGAGTAGTAGGTTGTGCCACTGCTCACTGAATTATTTAAAACCAGTTGCTGTTAAGGAAGCCTATCGACGCTTCTTAGATAATAAAGTAACTCAGTCCTCACCTTCCCCTGCACTCTGCTTTGTGAAGACAGTGCCTCAAGATACACAAAATTCTCATATTACAGCTTTTAATTCAGGAGATGGATCCTCGACGTCAGATAATGAATCAACTTCATCAAATACCGTTCGGGATGTACATATT TCAATGCGATTGATGGAGGATTTTCTTGATCTTGCTAAGGAAAATACAGAAAAGGATCTGGAAACTTGTGGTATACTTGGTGCCTTCCTT TGTCAAGCTACAAATGAGGAGGAAGTTTTCAAAATCCTAAATGAAAGATCACTTTATCCTGTAGGATGGATCCAT ACACATCCTTCTCAGAGTTGTTTCATGTCATCGGTGGATCTGCATACTCAACACTCATACCAG ATGATGATTCCTGAGGCGTTTGCTATTGTTTTGGCACCAACTGATACCTCAAG GAGCTGTGGACTATTTCGCCTAACAGACCCTGATGGAATGGAGATTCTGAAAAATTGCCAGGAGAAAGGATTCCATCCACACAAAGAACCAGATAATGGGAACCCTGTGTATGAACACTGCTCCAATGTGTACAAAAACTCCAATCTAAGGTTTGAAATCTTTGATTTACGCTAA
- the LOC130740009 gene encoding carbonic anhydrase 2-like isoform X2: protein MAGESYDEAIASLTKLLSEKADLGAVAAAKIKDLTAELEDAGSKPFNPDERIRTGFVQFKSEKFEKNPDLYGELAKGQSPKFLVFACSDSRVCPSHILNFQPGEAFMVRNIANMVPPFDKTKYSGAGAAIEYAVLHLKVENIVVIGHSCCGGIKGLMSIPDDGTPASDFIEQWVQICNPAKSKVKTDTGSLSFSEQCTNCEKATVNVSLGNLLTYPFVKERVLDKTLALKGAHYNFVTGNFELWDLNFKVQPSISV, encoded by the exons ATGGCAGGAGAATCATACGATGAAGCAATCGCATCGCTGACCAAGCTTCTCAG CGAGAAAGCTGACCTCGGGGCGGTCGCCGCCGCAAAGATCAAGGACCTCACGGCGGAGTTAGAAGACGCCGGTTCGAAGCCGTTCAACCCGGATGAGAGGATCCGAACCGGGTTCGTCCAATTCAAGAGCGAGAAATTTGA GAAGAATCCAGATCTGTACGGTGAACTTGCCAAAGGCCAGAGCCCAAAG TTTTTGGTATTTGCATGTTCAGACTCAAGAGTTTGCCCATCCCATATTCTGAATTTTCAACCGGGTGAAGCCTTCATGGTCCGCAACATCGCCAACATGGTTCCACCATTTGACAAG ACAAAGTATTCGGGAGCAGGGGCGGCCATTGAATATGCAGTACTGCATTTAAAG GTGGAGAATATTGTAGTTATTGGACATAGCTGCTGTGGAGGAATAAAGGGGCTCATGTCTATCCCAGACGATGGGACCCCTGCAAG TGACTTCATAGAGCAATGGGTCCAAATATGCAACCCAGCAAAGTCCAAGGTTAAAACGGATACAGGCAGCTTAAGTTTCTCAGAACAGTGTACTAACTGTGAGAAGGCAA CTGTGAATGTCTCACTAGGAAACCTATTGACTTATCCATTTGTGAAAGAAAGAGTTCTAGACAAAACGCTTGCATTGAAAGGAGCACATTACAATTTTGTTACTGGCAATTTTGAGCTGTGGGATCTGAACTTCAAAGTTCAGCCTTCTATATCCGTTTAA